The proteins below come from a single Calditrichota bacterium genomic window:
- a CDS encoding site-specific DNA-methyltransferase, with amino-acid sequence MKRDDNKNVVREQLALFGSKPQIPLSENYFNRLKNLLQSNLDFHNQRSDYFSHNFHSFPAKFPPQLPKIFIEQLTDPFDIVLDPMAGSGTTIVEAFFSSRKGIGLDIDPLAAKISLAKITPLDKKKIAEYGAQIYRDAKNDFIKNKS; translated from the coding sequence ATGAAACGAGATGATAATAAAAATGTTGTCAGAGAACAATTGGCTCTATTCGGCAGCAAACCTCAAATCCCTTTATCCGAAAATTATTTTAATAGACTGAAAAATTTACTGCAAAGTAATTTAGATTTTCATAATCAGAGAAGTGATTATTTTTCGCACAATTTTCACTCCTTTCCAGCAAAATTTCCTCCCCAATTGCCAAAAATATTTATTGAACAGTTAACTGACCCTTTTGACATTGTTTTGGATCCAATGGCGGGTTCCGGGACAACAATTGTCGAAGCTTTTTTCTCGAGCAGAAAAGGGATTGGACTCGATATTGATCCGCTTGCAGCCAAAATTTCTCTTGCCAAAATAACCCCGCTTGATAAAAAAAAGATCGCTGAATACGGGGCACAAATTTATCGTGATGCAAAAAATGATTTTATTAAAAATAAAAGCAA